The region CCAGCGCGCGCGCAAGGCGCAGGTGAACTGACGCCGGCGGGAATGGACGGGTATCATGCGTCCATTCCCTATTTGATGATGAACGATGCGAAAAATAACTGTGCTCGGTTCAAGCGCTGTTGGCTTGTTCCTGCTGGCCACGGCCGCGCTGGTGCTCGATGGACTCAACGACAAGCCGGCCCCCGCCGACGTGATCGTCGTGCCCGGCAATACGATCCTGCCCGACGGCACGCCCAGCCCCCGCCTGCAGGCGCGGCTCGACGCGACGCTCAAGCAGTTCCAGGAACACAGGGCGCCGCATATCCTCGTCAGCGGGGCAACGGGCAAGGAAGGTTTTGACGAGGCCGCGGCTATGGCCCGCTACCTGCAATCGCGCGGCGTGCCAGCCAGCGCCATCCTTGAGGATAATCAAGGATGGACGACGGACGCCACGGCCCGCAACACGGCGCTTCTCATGCGCCAGCACGGCTGGCAGACAGCCATGGTCGCCACGCAATATTTTCATGTACCGCGCTTCCGGCTGGCTTTGGAGCGGGCCGGCATCAGCGTCAGCGGCCAGGTGCACGCGCCCTACTTCGAGCTGCGCGACCTGTATTCCGTGCCGCGCGAAACGGTAGGTTACGCCGTGTATTTCATGCGCCATTGATACCAGTTCACTCGCTCCAGTCGCGCGAGCGCTCCACTGCCCGCTGCCATTTGTGCAGCCGGCTCAAGCGTTCGTCGGCCGCCATGGCCGGTTCGAAACGGCGTCCCACCTGCCACTGGGCGGCGATTTCTTCCTGCGATTCCCAGAAACCCACGGCCAGGCCCGCCAGGTAGGCGGCGCCCAAGGCTGTCGTTTCCGTCACCACGGGACGCACCACGGGCACATTTAATATGTCGGCCTGGAACTGCATCAACATGTCGTTGCGGGCCGCGCCGCCATCGACGCGCAATTCGGATAGCGCAATGCCCGCGTCGTCCTGCATGGCGGACAGGACGTCCACGTTCTGGTAGGCCACGCCTTCCAATGCCGCGCGCGCGATATGGGCCTTGCCCGTGCCGCGCGTGATGCCGATCAGGGTGCCGCGCGCATATGGGTCCCAGTACGGCGCACCGAGGCCCGCGAACGCGGGCACGAAGACCAGGCCGCCCGAATCGGGCACGCTGGTGGCCAGCGCTTCCACTTCGGACGAGTCGCGGATGATGCCGATGCCGTCGCGCATCCACTGCACGGCCGCGCCGGCGATAAAGGCGCTGCCTTCGAGCAAATAATCGGTCTTGTCGCTGCCGGCACCCAGGCTCCAGCCCACCGTCGTCAGCAGCCGGTTTTTCGATGGCAATGGGCGCTTGCCCACGTTCATCAGCATGAAGCAGCCCGTGCCGTACGTATTCTTGGCCATGCCCGGTTTCAGGCACGCCTGGCCGAAGGTGGCGGCCTGCTGGTCGCCCGCGATGCCAGCGATCGGCACGGACACGCCCAGCAATGCAGCGTGCGTGTGCGCGGCCACACCGCTCGATGGCACGACATCGGGCAGCAGGGAGGCGGGGATGCCGAGCAGCGCCAGCAAGTCCGTGTCCCACTGCAAGGTATGAATGTTGAACAGCATGGTGCGCGCCGCGTTGCTCGTGTCCGTCAAGTGGGCGCCGCTCATCTTGTAGATCAGCCAGCTGTCGACGGTGCCGAAGGCCAGCTCTCCCCGTTCGGCGCGCGCGCGGGCGCCGGCCACGTTGTCGAGCAGCCATTTGAGTTTGGTGGCGGAAAAATAGGCGTCCAGTACGAGACCCGTCTTTTGCTGGATCAAGTCCGCCTTGCCCTGCTCGACCAGTTGCTCGCAATAGGCGGCATTTCTGCGGTCTTGCCAGACGATGGCGTTGGCGACGGGTTCGCCCGTGGCGCGGTCCCACAGCACCGTCGTTTCGCGCTGATTGGTCACGCCGATGGCGGCCACATCGCTTGCCGCCACGCCGCTGTCGCGCAATACCTGGTGCAGCACGCCCTCTTGCGAGGCCCAGATTTCGTTCGCGTCATGCTCGACCCAGCCCGGCTGGGGGAAAATCTGGCGGAACTCGCGCTGCGCGCTGGCGTGCGGCCGGCCCGCATGGTCGAACAGGATGGCGCGCGAACTGGTGGTGCCCTGATCTAAAGCAAGTATGTATTTGGTCATTGTCTGGTGGTGCGGAAAAGCGGGTAAAAACAGGCACGGAGCGGATTCACTCCGTGCCCTCAGGACAGCGCAGGCAGTTTACCTTACCTTGCCTTCTTTCCAGGCTTGCAGCAGCTTGTCGTAGGCAATCGTTTCACCCTTCGGTTTTTCATTCGCCAGCTTTTTCCATGGAGCGTGCTGGTCCGACAGATACTGGTTCGGATCAACTTTCGGATTGAGCTTGGGTGCGCAGGCCTTCATGCCGGCCCGCTGCAAGCGCGCCATGACCTGGTCCATTTCCTCGGCCAGGTTATCCATGGCGGCTTGCGGCGTTTTTTCCGCCGTGATGGCCGTGGCCACGTTTTTCCACCACAGCTGCGCCAGCTTCGGATAGTCGGGCACGTTGTTGCCCGTCGGCGTCCACGCCACGCGGGCCGGGCTACGGTAGAACTCGATCAAGCCGCCGTATTCGTTCGCGTGCTTCGTAAAATAATCGTGGCGGATGTCGGAATCGCGGATGAAGGTCAGGCCGACGATCGATTTCTTCAGCGACACGGTTTTCGACGTAACGAATTGCGCGTACAGCCAGGCGGCCGCCTTGCGGTCGTCCGGCGTGGACTTGAACAGGAACCAGGAACCGACGTCCTGGTAGCCGTTCTGCATGCCCTCTTTCCAGTACGGACCGTGCGGCGACGGCGCCATACGCCATTTTGGCGTGCCATCCTTGTTCACCACTGGCAAGCCTGGTTTCGTCATGCCGGCCGTAAATGCCGTGTACCAGAAGATTTGCTGGGCGATTTCGCCCTGCGCCGGCACGGGGCCCGATTCCGAGAAATTCATGCCGTTCGCCTGCGGCGGCGCGTATTTCTTCATCCAGTCGATATATTTCGTCAGCGCAAAGACGGCCGCCGGCGAATTGGTGGCGCCGCCACGCGACATCGAGGCGCCCACGGGCGTGCACTTGTCGGCCGCGACCTTGATGCCCCATTCGTCGACAGGCATGCCGTTCGGAATACCCTTGTCGGCCGCGCCAGCCATCGACAGCCACGCATCCGTGAAGCGCCAGCCCAGCGATGGATCTTTCTTGCCGTAATCCATGTGGCCATAGACTTTCTTGCCGTCCAGTTCCTTCACGTCATTGGTAAAAAAGTCGGCGATGTCTTCATAGGCGGACCAGTTCTGCGGCACGCCCAGCTCGTAGCCATACTTGGCCTTGAACTTGGCTTGCAAATCCTTGCGCGCGAACCAGTCGGCGCGGAACCAGTACAGGTTGGCGAATTGCTGGTCGGGCAGCTGATACACCTTGCCGTCCGGCGCCGTGGTAAAGCTGATGCCGATGAAATCTTTCAGGTCCAGGCCGGGATTGGTAAATTCCTTGCCCTTGGCGGCCATGTAGTCGGACAGCGGCTCGACGGCGCCATAGCGGTAATGCGTGCCGATCAAATCGGAATCGGAAATCCAGCCGTCATAGATGCTCTTGCCGGACTGCATCGAGGTCTGCAGCTTTTCCACCACGTCGCCTTCCTGGATGATGTCGTGGCGCACCTTGATGCCCGTGATTTCCTCGAAGGCCTTGGCCAGGGTCTTCGATTCGTAGACGTGGGTGTCGATGGTTTCCGAGACCACGGAAATTTCCTTGATGCCCTTGGCTTTCAGCTTGGCCGCCGCATCGATGAACCATTTCATTTCAGCAAGCTGTTGCTGCTTGCTCAGGCTGGATGGCTGGAATTCCTTGTCGATCCAGGTTTGCGCCTGCTTGGCGTCGGCCAGGGCCGCATTCGACACGAGCATGGCCGCAGCCGCGAAGACCGTGAACTTCAATTTCATCGTGAATCTCCCTTATAGTTGTCATCCGGCCTGCCGGAGGCTGGCCGCTTTTTCATCTACGATTTAACACACCCAACTAACTTAACGCACCTGACAGAAGCGTAGCGAGCGGCAGTGATTTGTGGCCGAGAAGCGCAACCGTACTTTAGTACGGTGAGCATCGCCGGCCGCAAAGCGCGCCGCGCAGTAGCTTATGTCAGATGCTCTCACCCCCAACGCATTACCACCAACAACACTACAAAACTGATGCCGGCACCAATCGCCTGCTGCATTTCCGTAAACCCCGC is a window of Janthinobacterium rivuli DNA encoding:
- a CDS encoding YdcF family protein → MRKITVLGSSAVGLFLLATAALVLDGLNDKPAPADVIVVPGNTILPDGTPSPRLQARLDATLKQFQEHRAPHILVSGATGKEGFDEAAAMARYLQSRGVPASAILEDNQGWTTDATARNTALLMRQHGWQTAMVATQYFHVPRFRLALERAGISVSGQVHAPYFELRDLYSVPRETVGYAVYFMRH
- the glpK gene encoding glycerol kinase GlpK, with the translated sequence MTKYILALDQGTTSSRAILFDHAGRPHASAQREFRQIFPQPGWVEHDANEIWASQEGVLHQVLRDSGVAASDVAAIGVTNQRETTVLWDRATGEPVANAIVWQDRRNAAYCEQLVEQGKADLIQQKTGLVLDAYFSATKLKWLLDNVAGARARAERGELAFGTVDSWLIYKMSGAHLTDTSNAARTMLFNIHTLQWDTDLLALLGIPASLLPDVVPSSGVAAHTHAALLGVSVPIAGIAGDQQAATFGQACLKPGMAKNTYGTGCFMLMNVGKRPLPSKNRLLTTVGWSLGAGSDKTDYLLEGSAFIAGAAVQWMRDGIGIIRDSSEVEALATSVPDSGGLVFVPAFAGLGAPYWDPYARGTLIGITRGTGKAHIARAALEGVAYQNVDVLSAMQDDAGIALSELRVDGGAARNDMLMQFQADILNVPVVRPVVTETTALGAAYLAGLAVGFWESQEEIAAQWQVGRRFEPAMAADERLSRLHKWQRAVERSRDWSE
- a CDS encoding ABC transporter substrate-binding protein, with translation MKLKFTVFAAAAMLVSNAALADAKQAQTWIDKEFQPSSLSKQQQLAEMKWFIDAAAKLKAKGIKEISVVSETIDTHVYESKTLAKAFEEITGIKVRHDIIQEGDVVEKLQTSMQSGKSIYDGWISDSDLIGTHYRYGAVEPLSDYMAAKGKEFTNPGLDLKDFIGISFTTAPDGKVYQLPDQQFANLYWFRADWFARKDLQAKFKAKYGYELGVPQNWSAYEDIADFFTNDVKELDGKKVYGHMDYGKKDPSLGWRFTDAWLSMAGAADKGIPNGMPVDEWGIKVAADKCTPVGASMSRGGATNSPAAVFALTKYIDWMKKYAPPQANGMNFSESGPVPAQGEIAQQIFWYTAFTAGMTKPGLPVVNKDGTPKWRMAPSPHGPYWKEGMQNGYQDVGSWFLFKSTPDDRKAAAWLYAQFVTSKTVSLKKSIVGLTFIRDSDIRHDYFTKHANEYGGLIEFYRSPARVAWTPTGNNVPDYPKLAQLWWKNVATAITAEKTPQAAMDNLAEEMDQVMARLQRAGMKACAPKLNPKVDPNQYLSDQHAPWKKLANEKPKGETIAYDKLLQAWKEGKVR